In Pseudoduganella albidiflava, a single window of DNA contains:
- the eda gene encoding bifunctional 4-hydroxy-2-oxoglutarate aldolase/2-dehydro-3-deoxy-phosphogluconate aldolase — protein MTMNLLDIMRTSAVIPVIAIDDPDHAVPLAKALVAGGIRVLEVTLRTQHGLAAIRAMSEVEGAIVGVGTLTQPEEFAAARDAGAVFGVSPGLTDALIGAAKSSGLPLLPGVMTPSEVMKAREQGFRQLKLFPAVPAGGVGMLNGIGGPLPDITFCPTGGISQENAPAFLALKNVACVGGSWLTPKDAMQAGDWAHITALAKAASALRG, from the coding sequence ATGACCATGAACCTGCTCGACATTATGCGTACCTCGGCCGTGATCCCCGTGATCGCGATCGACGATCCCGACCACGCCGTCCCCCTGGCCAAGGCGCTGGTCGCCGGCGGCATCCGGGTGCTGGAAGTCACGCTGCGCACGCAGCACGGCCTGGCCGCGATCCGCGCCATGAGCGAAGTCGAAGGCGCGATCGTCGGCGTCGGCACGCTGACGCAGCCGGAAGAATTCGCCGCCGCGCGCGATGCCGGCGCCGTGTTCGGCGTGTCGCCGGGCTTGACCGATGCGCTGATCGGCGCCGCGAAATCGTCCGGCCTGCCACTGCTGCCGGGCGTGATGACGCCATCCGAAGTGATGAAGGCGCGCGAACAGGGCTTCAGGCAATTGAAGCTGTTCCCGGCGGTGCCGGCGGGTGGCGTGGGCATGCTGAACGGCATCGGCGGCCCGCTGCCGGACATCACGTTCTGTCCCACCGGCGGCATTTCGCAGGAAAACGCGCCGGCCTTCCTGGCGCTGAAGAACGTGGCGTGCGTGGGCGGTTCCTGGCTGACGCCGAAGGATGCGATGCAGGCGGGCGACTGGGCCCACATCACGGCCCTGGCCAAGGCGGCCAGTGCACTGCGCGGCTGA